The Athalia rosae chromosome 7, iyAthRosa1.1, whole genome shotgun sequence genome window below encodes:
- the LOC105688000 gene encoding 28S ribosomal protein S34, mitochondrial, with product MPVKYIGRTTNFKGKSLWEILGNLKNHGVGRIIARSMFERYPEPSYIKILKVEALPNDDKRKVKVIAERTFRGVKYEKPITIMSVSYKTDYKLIPKDEETTYCKVEKQREMPILPRTTDFPPLYKKMLLQTLDQKGTPITEEPKLQLCFKVYQTNYYKVAEEGETPTVTHHLFKGNTAAPRLYENIKTKIGV from the exons ATGCCCGTAAAGTACATCGGACGCACGACAAATTTCAAAGGTAAATCTTTATGGGAAATTCTCGGTAACCTGAAGAACCATGGGGTCGGTCGGATAATAGCTAGAAGCATGTTTGAAAGATATCCTGAGCCTTCATAcataaaaattctgaaagttGAAGCTCTTCCAAACGAT GATAAACGAAAGGTCAAAGTCATTGCAGAACGAACGTTCAGAGGAGTTAAATATGAGAAACCAATAACGATAATGTCAGTGTCTTATAAAACAGACTACAAGCTAATACCAAAAGACGAAGAAACTACATATTGTAAAGTTGAGAAACAAAGAGAGATGCCTATTTTGCCTAGAACAACTGATTTCCCACCTCTCTATAAGAAGATGCTTCTCCAGACGCTGGATCAAAAAGGAACCCCGATAACCGAGGAACCTAAACTGCAACTATGTTTCAAAGTTTATCAAACAAATTATTACAAGGTTGCTGAAGAGGGAGAAACACCCACTGTAACACATCACCTTTTCAAAGGAAATACTGCGGCCCCCAGACTCTACGAAAATatcaaaacaaaaataggagtttga
- the LOC105687922 gene encoding IQ domain-containing protein K-like, which produces MCDSVSVNDFFFSEEEKEIELSEEDPDCLCGPRFCRSSVDSDENLSLDSVDDDEVVNVSLWESIFRKTEEKNVPYKEWLEEKNAAELTVPRHDGPAEFLDKEIFPLLLPAMKKMLEQARKWDALEIQKCRFNGIDFLAEVLWNSNPRHPGRAERWMDVFSIPPFRLFLRLNPRPIYPKSWLWTRDEGALIIQKWVRGWLVRKREDVQEMRLFWKVQYPFLVYT; this is translated from the exons ATGTGTGACAGTGTCTCtgtcaatgatttttttttttcggaggaagaaaaagaaatagaattatCTGAAGAGGATCCCGATTGCCTTTGCGGCCCTAGATTCTGCAGATCTTCCGTGGatagcgatgaaaatttgagtTTAGATAGCGTAGATGACGATGAAGTGGTCAACGTTTCTCTTTGGGAAAGTATTTTTCGTAAAACAGAGGAGAAGAATGTTCCGTATAAAGAATGGCTTGAAGAAAAGAACGCTGCGGAACTGACCGTTCCGAGGCACGATGGGCCCGCGGAATTTCTTGATAAGGAGATATTTCCGCTGCTTCTTCCAGCGATGAAGAAAATGCTCGAGCAAGCTCGGAAATGGGATGCCCTGGAG ATTCAAAAGTGTCGGTTCAATGGCATCGATTTTCTCGCAGAAGTTTTATGGAATAGCAATCCCAGACATCCGGGACGAGCCGAAAGGTGGATGGATGTGTTCAGCATACCACCATTCCGGCTTTTTTTGAGATTGAA TCCCAGACCAATTTATCCCAAATCATGGCTCTGGACTCGCGATGAAGGAGCTTTGATTATCCAGAAATGGGTACGAGGATGGCTAGTACGAAAACGCGAGGACGTCCAAGAGATGCGTCTTTTTTGGAAGGTACAGTACCCATTTCTAGTTTACACATGA
- the LOC105688164 gene encoding ethanolamine-phosphate cytidylyltransferase isoform X2, translated as MTEPVKENRVWSDGCYDMVHFGHANSLRQAKALGNYLVVGIHTDEEIAKHKGPPVFTQEERYKMVKGIKWVDEVVEGAPYVTTLETLDKYGCAFCVHGDDITMTADGVDTYHLVKTSGRYKEVKRTAGVSTTDLVGRMLLMTRQHFRQGDSEYSVDREPSKSMGQDKAARSPWTGCSQFLPTTQKIIQFSDGKSPQPTDKIVYVAGAFDLFHVGHLDFLEVAKKEGDYLIVGLHTDPAVNRYKGSNYPIMNLHERVLSVLACKYVNEVVIGAPYEVTKELMEHFNVSVVCHGKTPIMPCENGADPYAEPKLQNKFKSLNSGNEMTTERIVERIILHRSEELFSIVKSLKSN; from the exons ATGACAGAACCAGTCAAAGAGAACCGTGTCTGGTCGGACGGATG CTACGATATGGTTCATTTTGGCCACGCCAACTCCCTTCGTCAAGCTAAAGCACTGGGAAATTATTTGGTCGTTGGGATTCATACAGATGAAGAAATTGCCAAGCATAAAGGACCGCCGGTGTTTACTCAGGAAGAAAG GTACAAAATGGTTAAGGGAATAAAATGGGTTGACGAAGTAGTGGAAGGTGCACCGTACGTTACAACTTTGGAAACGTTGGATAAATATGGCTGTGCATTTTGTGTTCATGGGGACGACATCACCATGACTGCAGATGGAGTGGACACATATCACCTGGTCAAAACATCCGGGCGCTATAA GGAGGTCAAAAGAACGGCCGGAGTATCGACGACAGATCTTGTCGGCAGAATGCTATTGATGACGCGGCAGCATTTTCGACAAGGGGATAGTGAGTACAGCGTAGATCGTGAACCTAGTAAAAGTATGGGGCAAGACAAGGCGGCTCGTAGCCCTTGGACAGGCTGTTCTCAGTTCCTTCCGACAACGCAAAAAATCATCCAGTTCAGTGATGGAAAGAGTCCGCAGCCCACTGACAAGATTGTCTATGTTGCCGGTGCTTTTGATCTGTTCCATGTCGGACATTTAGACTTCCTTGAAGTAGCTAAGAAAGAAGGCGATTACTTGATCGTCGGACTTCACACTGACCCTGCAGTTAACAGATACAAAGGAAGCAATTACCCCATCATGAATTTGCATGAAAGAGTTCTCAGCGTTTTAGCTTGCAAG TATGTAAATGAGGTTGTAATTGGGGCACCTTACGAGGTCACGAAGGAGCTCATGGAGCACTTCAATGTGTCAGTTGTATGCCATGGAAAAACCCCCATCATGCCATGTGAGAACGGAGCTGATCCTTACGCAGAGCCAAAACTACAGAATAAATTCAAGTCTTTAAATAGTGGGAATGAAATGACGACGGAGAGGATCGTTGAAAGAATCATACTTCACAG GTCTGAGGAGCTCTTTTCAATTGTTAAGAGTTTAAAATCTAATTAG
- the LOC105687995 gene encoding 39S ribosomal protein L3, mitochondrial, which produces MAVLLKSTCLSIQTGFKFLYPSVETVTVFSRGKHLNPWPRKRHPIWLPKQTRVGYNEHITLENKEFIQEIVESRYQRPDIGLGTGVVRTSPLKVEPIEPKQEWTESSRRTGVIAKKIGIYPIWLKDGSRVLSTLLQVVDNHVIKYIPPEEYNPIKHKRAVQSMVNLNKKYGCLVVGSEGCDPQKFTKEYCGLFNNSGVMPKRVLTRFLVTPDAALQPGTPLYAAHFKPGEVVDIRGVTIDRGFQGVCKRWGFKGGPASHGNTKTHRRPGNIGGGGEKGRVWPGTKMPGHMGNDVRILRGVKILRVNTKYNVIWVLGQALPGGTNSTCFLYDTLLPRRKLQNPPHFPTYLPYISEEPLPEEMYSDEVHAYNLPSIEFLEDSK; this is translated from the exons ATGGCTGTACTCCTAAAATCAACCTGTCTCAGCATCCAGACAGGATTCAAGTTTCTCTACCCTAG TGTCGAAACCGTTACAGTTTTTTCGAGAGGAAAGCATCTGAATCCGTGGCCAAGAAAACGCCACCCGATTTGGCTTCCAAAACAAACTCGCGTG GGCTACAATGAGCATATTACACTGGAAAACAAGGAGTTCATTCAAGAGATTGTAGAGTCTCGTTACCAGCGACCAGATATTGGTCTGGGAACTGGGGTTGTGCGAACATCTCCCCTTAAGGTAGAACCAATTGAGCCAAAACAAGAATGGACAGAAAGCAGCAGACGAACCGGTGTAATTGCCAAGAAAATTGGAATCTATCCCATTTGGTTGAAAGATGGGAGCCGTGTGCTCTCAACACTTTTACAG GTTGTCGATAACCATGTGATAAAATACATACCACCAGAGGAATACAACCCAATAAAACACAAACGGGCGGTACAATCAATGGTTAATCTTAATAAAAAGTATGGCTGCTTGGTTGTGGGATCTGAGGGATGTGATCCCCAAAAA TTCACCAAGGAATATTGCGGCCTGTTTAACAACAGTGGAGTTATGCCTAAGCGTGTCCTAACCAGATTTTTAGTCACTCCTGACGCCGCGCTACAGCCTGGCACTCCTCTTTATGCAGCCCATTTCAAACCTGGTGAAGTCGTCGATATCAGAGGAGTGAC aattgatcgaggttTTCAAGGAGTTTGTAAACGCTGGGGCTTCAAGGGTGGCCCAGCATCGCACGGAAATACCAAAACCCACCGGAGGCCTGGAAACATCGGAGGTGGCGGTGAAAAAGGTCGTGTATGGCCTGGCACGAAAATGCCAGGACACATGGGTAATGATGTGCGAATTCTTAGAGGTGTAAAG ATTCTTCGGGTCAATACAAAGTACAATGTGATATGGGTTCTGGGACAGGCACTACCTGGAGGCACCAACTCAACTTGTTTTTTATATGACACGTTACTACCTCGTAGAAAGCTGCAAAATCCACCACATTTTCCAACCTATTTACCTTATATATCAGAGGAACCTCTCCCAGAAGAAATGTACAGCGATGAGGTTCACGCATACAACCTACCCTCCATCGAATTCTTGGAGGATTCAAAATAA
- the LOC105688164 gene encoding ethanolamine-phosphate cytidylyltransferase isoform X1 codes for MTEPVKENRVWSDGCYDMVHFGHANSLRQAKALGNYLVVGIHTDEEIAKHKGPPVFTQEERYKMVKGIKWVDEVVEGAPYVTTLETLDKYGCAFCVHGDDITMTADGVDTYHLVKTSGRYKEVKRTAGVSTTDLVGRMLLMTRQHFRQGDSEYSVDREPSKSMGQDKAARSPWTGCSQFLPTTQKIIQFSDGKSPQPTDKIVYVAGAFDLFHVGHLDFLEVAKKEGDYLIVGLHTDPAVNRYKGSNYPIMNLHERVLSVLACKYVNEVVIGAPYEVTKELMEHFNVSVVCHGKTPIMPCENGADPYAEPKLQNKFKSLNSGNEMTTERIVERIILHRLEFEDRNIKKEKKELAAHEAFIKLKSEC; via the exons ATGACAGAACCAGTCAAAGAGAACCGTGTCTGGTCGGACGGATG CTACGATATGGTTCATTTTGGCCACGCCAACTCCCTTCGTCAAGCTAAAGCACTGGGAAATTATTTGGTCGTTGGGATTCATACAGATGAAGAAATTGCCAAGCATAAAGGACCGCCGGTGTTTACTCAGGAAGAAAG GTACAAAATGGTTAAGGGAATAAAATGGGTTGACGAAGTAGTGGAAGGTGCACCGTACGTTACAACTTTGGAAACGTTGGATAAATATGGCTGTGCATTTTGTGTTCATGGGGACGACATCACCATGACTGCAGATGGAGTGGACACATATCACCTGGTCAAAACATCCGGGCGCTATAA GGAGGTCAAAAGAACGGCCGGAGTATCGACGACAGATCTTGTCGGCAGAATGCTATTGATGACGCGGCAGCATTTTCGACAAGGGGATAGTGAGTACAGCGTAGATCGTGAACCTAGTAAAAGTATGGGGCAAGACAAGGCGGCTCGTAGCCCTTGGACAGGCTGTTCTCAGTTCCTTCCGACAACGCAAAAAATCATCCAGTTCAGTGATGGAAAGAGTCCGCAGCCCACTGACAAGATTGTCTATGTTGCCGGTGCTTTTGATCTGTTCCATGTCGGACATTTAGACTTCCTTGAAGTAGCTAAGAAAGAAGGCGATTACTTGATCGTCGGACTTCACACTGACCCTGCAGTTAACAGATACAAAGGAAGCAATTACCCCATCATGAATTTGCATGAAAGAGTTCTCAGCGTTTTAGCTTGCAAG TATGTAAATGAGGTTGTAATTGGGGCACCTTACGAGGTCACGAAGGAGCTCATGGAGCACTTCAATGTGTCAGTTGTATGCCATGGAAAAACCCCCATCATGCCATGTGAGAACGGAGCTGATCCTTACGCAGAGCCAAAACTACAGAATAAATTCAAGTCTTTAAATAGTGGGAATGAAATGACGACGGAGAGGATCGTTGAAAGAATCATACTTCACAG ATTGGAATTCGAGGACAGAAAtataaagaaggaaaagaaagagctAGCTGCGCACGAGGCTTTTATCAAATTGAAATCAGAATGTTGA
- the LOC105688001 gene encoding uncharacterized protein LOC105688001, with the protein MSDCQKNCPRFPGETDSTSSHPRTTADPKSGNNQSRNERIGSPLQSQKSVNIVDTKDSLAPRPRSERRNEKEILSANNFTAESHSGKISGHQMAENTSGNPGTSSGSRIAGNLNSNPTAKERALRRAEERRAKYEEYLLTKGFRYFDQFCHCRVSCLLDNFRRDEFVISIIKSFCFFGFAMKLINELDGLTIIN; encoded by the exons ATGAGTGACTGCCAAAAAAATTGTCCGCGGTTTCCTGGAGAAACGGATTCCACCTCATCTCATCCTCGAACAACAGCAGATCCCAAAA GCGGTAATAACCAAAGCAGAAACGAAAGAATCGGAAGTCCGCTGCAGAGTCAGAAATCTGTGAACATCGTAGACACCAAGGACTCCCTGGCACCCCGTCCAAGGAGCGAAAGAcgcaacgaaaaagaaattctctcTGCTAATAATTTCACAGCGGAAAGTCATTCGGGAAAAATTTCCGGTCATCAAATGGCTGAAAACACTTCTGGAAATCCTGGAACCTCTTCTGGTTCAAGAATAGCTGGCAATTTGAATTCTAATCCGACAGCAAAAG AACGTGCGCTTCGAAGGGCGGAGGAGCGCCGGGCAAAGTACGAAGAATATTTGCTTACCAAAGGTTTTCGGTACTTTGACCAATTTTGTCATTGCCGGGTGTCGTGTCTACTGGACAATTTCAGAAGAGATGAGTTTGTAATTAGCATAATAaaatctttctgttttttcggattcgcgatgaaattaatcaacgaATTGGATGGCTTGACCATAATCAACTAA
- the LOC105687923 gene encoding uncharacterized protein LOC105687923, with product MRLILSVVIFNFLVFDSRSFVLGLNGRLNPEDPVLINFRKLDNSTRMRQKNYLPPDTTTEKFLPEVIDGKSSPQNLQISSGSNSVVIDSVTKIDLTKPLTTSNDDFQGQLLQDRDRDGRHFIYPIIPGRYSGSRSATIPKSTPKSQGSEVGLSSDAIRVNEMSCRYSEQDIYFRASLVPFRKSDHPVVENVKNEACRIVKVKAEYRLKFEKDNFWACGVTDCSTEAGTFFCLTIRFPTISGLRLKDDNTITLQCRTQDKTASRTTQINVKTLNTAARMAPRVAAGGLKNAFQTDVGLFRKSYGSENLFDQKINPGGTVVLGEEILLRALVRDGDGWKYSRIGEVNVQYIETRLQPRVMNSLWILDSEGCRNPEIPEICPNDQYRVAPLESYLIFEAFMFENMKETDEMILSIKVTGCLEGQDCGINCPKDHLRRSRSIVDHQEKLKANVTDWRRDFAFKVVRKSAKAETSASNEGIEDLRNVLPYFLTLFVLVISVCLLCMMKNLLKQRNSLGK from the exons ATGCGGCTGATCCTGTCCGTTGTGATATTTAATTTCCTCGTATTCGATTCGCGTTCCTTTGTACTTGGATTAAACGGTCGTTTGAACCCGGAGGATCCtgttttaataaatttcagaaaattagATAATTCGACGAGAATGAGACAGAAGAATTATTTACCTCCGGATACAACGACGGAGAAGTTTTTACCGGAAGTTATCGACGGCAAATCGTCTCCTCAAAATCTTCAAATTTCATCGGGCTCTAATTCTGTCGTGATAGACAGCGTTACAAAAATCGATTTGACGAAACCTCTGACCACCTCCAATGACGATTTTCAAGGACAGTTGCTTCAAGATCGGGATAGAGACGGCagacattttatttatccgaTAATTCCCGGAAGATACTCGGGATCGAGATCGGCGACGATTCCAAAAAGCACTCCGAAATCGCAAGGATCCGAAGTCGGTTTGAGTTCCGATGCCATTAGGGTGAACGAAATGTCCTGCCGTTACTCCGAACAGGACATTTATTTCCGGGCGTCGCTGGTACCTTTCAGAAAATCGGATCATCCTGTGGtggaaaatgttaaaaatgaaGCCTGCAGGATCGTCAAGGTCAAGGCTGAGTACCGGCTAAAATTTGAGAAGGATAATTTCTGGGCATGCGGTGTAACGGATTGCTCGACCGAAGCCGGAACGTTCTTTTGCTTGACGATTCGATTCCCTACAATATCCGGACTGAGATTGAAGGATGATAATACAATCACTTTGCAGTGCAGGACTCAAGATAAAACAGCATCTCGAACTACGCAAATTAACGTGAAGACGCTAAACAC aGCCGCGAGAATGGCACCCAGAGTTGCGGCTGGCGGTTTAAAAAACGCTTTTCAAACGGACGTTGGACTTTTCAGAAAATCATACGGTTCCGAAAACttgtttgatcaaaaaatcaatccaGGCGGCACGGTGGTACTCGGAGAAGAAATTCTGCTCAGGGCTCTCGTCAGGGATGGAGACG GCTGGAAGTACTCCAGGATTGGGGAAGTCAATGTCCAGTACATCGAGACTCGTTTACAACCTCGAGTGATGAATAGTTTATGGATTTTGGATTCAGAGGGTTGTAGGAACCCTGAGATCCCGGAAATTTGTCCTAACGATCAGTACAGGGTCGCTCCGCTTGaaagttatttaattttcgaagcctttatgtttgaaaatatgaagGAGACCGATGAAATGATTCTCAGTATCAAGGTCACCGGATGCCTCGAGGGTCAAGACTGTGGTATAAACTGTCCTAAGGATCATCTCAGACGATCAAGGAGTATCGTTGACCATCAGGAAAAATTAAAGGCCAATGTCACCGACTGGAGAAGAGATTTCGCTTTTAAGGTAGTCAGAAAATCGGCGAAAGCAGAAACTTCAGCGTCGAATGAGGGGATCGAAGATTTGAGAAATGTACTTCCTTATTTCCTCACACTCTTTGTTCTGGTCATCAGTGTCTGTCTACTTTGTATGATGAAGAATTTGCTGAAGCAGAGAAATTCATTAggaaaatga
- the LOC105687925 gene encoding uncharacterized protein LOC105687925 isoform X1: protein MLRRIFIVTCIGMLTADFGLAQDYEVSDIQCSLAGSGSDLLTAKIRRPVGFKGAPLFADDRSANPLTDSNCQIRPDPNDPQEDNYLLKVTDFSRCGILKRNEFIHLRVWFPAFPGVVMLADQELILMCRPPEPTLLRHKAAGFAGTFPHGARVSGVVEETPGRLEYEVALYREAVGNATDSGTSGSQAVDQAVPIGTKLQLRARISSESAWGHIKLLEVTVSPDPDEPHAPGSVALVKDGCRNRDFASIIPHQPARYRGKKNEVFLDFEAFLLSSMRERSTLWIHSQIKACMEAQDCQPSSQDFCLDLFEPSGHGKRRRRSLPEPEVELPTAEKLVKKFNESVPFTKFKENIEYTVLMPGDLYEKVAGLEGSCGSFFYLASGLGVLLVFSAFIMCYLASRLHNVTSGVSHSKTIDDLVRDRARKFCETPGYTGRSTVQ, encoded by the exons ATGCTGCGGAGGATTTTTATCGTGACCTGCATAGGAATGTTAACG GCGGATTTCGGCCTGGCTCAGGACTACGAGGTGTCCGATATACAGTGTAGCCTCGCGGGATCCGGTTCCGATTTGTTAACGGCGAAAATAAGGAGACCGGTCGGTTTCAAAGGGGCTCCATTATTCGCCGATGATCGATCGGCCAATCCACTTACGGATTCCAATTGTCAGATCAGACCCGACCCCAACGACCCCCAAGAAGATAATTATCTGCTAAAAGTCACCGACTTCTCTCGATGCGGTATACTCAAGAGAAAC GAATTTATCCATCTGAGAGTCTGGTTCCCAGCGTTTCCGGGAGTCGTTATGCTGGCCGATCAGGAACTGATACTCATGTGTCGGCCACCGGAACCGACATTGTTGAGACACAAGGCGGCTGGTTTCGCCGGTACATT CCCCCACGGCGCCCGGGTTTCCGGAGTTGTAGAAGAGACTCCGGGACGTTTGGAATACGAAGTCGCTCTGTACCGCGAGGCCGTTGGTAACGCGACGGATTCCGGTACATCCGGTTCTCAGGCGGTCGATCAGGCGGTTCCAATTGGTACGAAACTTCAGCTGAGGGCGAGAATAAGCTCGGAAAGTGCCTGGGGACACATAAAATTACTCGAAGTAACGGTCAGTCCTGACCCCGACGAGCCTCACGCACCGGGAAGCGTCGCCCTTGTCAAGGACGGTTGCAGAAATCGAGATTTCGCTTCGATAATTCCCCACCAGCCAGCGAGGTACagggggaaaaagaacgaagtaTTCTTAGACTTCGAAGCTTTTCTTCTGAGCTCCATGAGGGAAAGATCTACCCTTTGGATCCACTCGCAGATAAAGGCTTGCATGGAGGCGCAAGATTGTCAGCCA TCTTCGCAGGACTTCTGTCTGGATTTATTCGAGCCATCGGGACAcgggaagagaagaagaaggtcgCTACCCGAACCGGAAGTCGAACTACCGACGGCTGAAAAACTCGTTAAAAAGTTCAACGAATCTGTGCCGTTCACAAAATTCAAGGAGAACATCGAGTACACGGTCTTAATGCCGGGTG ATTTGTACGAAAAAGTCGCCGGTCTCGAGGGAAGCTgcggtagttttttttatctcgcttCCGGTCTCGGCGTACTTTTGGTCTTCTCGGCTTTTATAATGTGCTACCTGGCCTCACGTCTCCACAACGTTACTTCCGGTGTATCCCACAGCAAGACTATTGACGATTTGGTACGAGACCGGGCAAGAAAATTCTGCGAAACTCCCGGATACACTGGACGTTCAACGGTCCAGTAA
- the LOC105687925 gene encoding uncharacterized protein LOC105687925 isoform X2: protein MLRRIFIVTCIGMLTADFGLAQDYEVSDIQCSLAGSGSDLLTAKIRRPVGFKGAPLFADDRSANPLTDSNCQIRPDPNDPQEDNYLLKVTDFSRCGILKRNEFIHLRVWFPAFPGVVMLADQELILMCRPPEPTLLRHKAAGFAGTFPHGARVSGVVEETPGRLEYEVALYREAVGNATDSGTSGSQAVDQAVPIGTKLQLRARISSESAWGHIKLLEVTVSPDPDEPHAPGSVALVKDGCRNRDFASIIPHQPARYRGKKNEVFLDFEAFLLSSMRERSTLWIHSQIKACMEAQDCQPDFCLDLFEPSGHGKRRRRSLPEPEVELPTAEKLVKKFNESVPFTKFKENIEYTVLMPGDLYEKVAGLEGSCGSFFYLASGLGVLLVFSAFIMCYLASRLHNVTSGVSHSKTIDDLVRDRARKFCETPGYTGRSTVQ, encoded by the exons ATGCTGCGGAGGATTTTTATCGTGACCTGCATAGGAATGTTAACG GCGGATTTCGGCCTGGCTCAGGACTACGAGGTGTCCGATATACAGTGTAGCCTCGCGGGATCCGGTTCCGATTTGTTAACGGCGAAAATAAGGAGACCGGTCGGTTTCAAAGGGGCTCCATTATTCGCCGATGATCGATCGGCCAATCCACTTACGGATTCCAATTGTCAGATCAGACCCGACCCCAACGACCCCCAAGAAGATAATTATCTGCTAAAAGTCACCGACTTCTCTCGATGCGGTATACTCAAGAGAAAC GAATTTATCCATCTGAGAGTCTGGTTCCCAGCGTTTCCGGGAGTCGTTATGCTGGCCGATCAGGAACTGATACTCATGTGTCGGCCACCGGAACCGACATTGTTGAGACACAAGGCGGCTGGTTTCGCCGGTACATT CCCCCACGGCGCCCGGGTTTCCGGAGTTGTAGAAGAGACTCCGGGACGTTTGGAATACGAAGTCGCTCTGTACCGCGAGGCCGTTGGTAACGCGACGGATTCCGGTACATCCGGTTCTCAGGCGGTCGATCAGGCGGTTCCAATTGGTACGAAACTTCAGCTGAGGGCGAGAATAAGCTCGGAAAGTGCCTGGGGACACATAAAATTACTCGAAGTAACGGTCAGTCCTGACCCCGACGAGCCTCACGCACCGGGAAGCGTCGCCCTTGTCAAGGACGGTTGCAGAAATCGAGATTTCGCTTCGATAATTCCCCACCAGCCAGCGAGGTACagggggaaaaagaacgaagtaTTCTTAGACTTCGAAGCTTTTCTTCTGAGCTCCATGAGGGAAAGATCTACCCTTTGGATCCACTCGCAGATAAAGGCTTGCATGGAGGCGCAAGATTGTCAGCCA GACTTCTGTCTGGATTTATTCGAGCCATCGGGACAcgggaagagaagaagaaggtcgCTACCCGAACCGGAAGTCGAACTACCGACGGCTGAAAAACTCGTTAAAAAGTTCAACGAATCTGTGCCGTTCACAAAATTCAAGGAGAACATCGAGTACACGGTCTTAATGCCGGGTG ATTTGTACGAAAAAGTCGCCGGTCTCGAGGGAAGCTgcggtagttttttttatctcgcttCCGGTCTCGGCGTACTTTTGGTCTTCTCGGCTTTTATAATGTGCTACCTGGCCTCACGTCTCCACAACGTTACTTCCGGTGTATCCCACAGCAAGACTATTGACGATTTGGTACGAGACCGGGCAAGAAAATTCTGCGAAACTCCCGGATACACTGGACGTTCAACGGTCCAGTAA